In one window of Solanum pennellii chromosome 2, SPENNV200 DNA:
- the LOC107009751 gene encoding uncharacterized protein LOC107009751 → MNGAVEAANKNIKKILRKMIDNHRGWHELLPYALLDYQTNVRTSVGVTPYLLVYGTEAVIPAEVEILSLRIIQEADLGNVKWVGKRIDQLTLIDENRMVAVCHGQLYRQRMIRAFHKRVRAIIFEIGKLVLNRIFPHQDEYKGKFAPNWQEPYMVRKILLGGALVLSEMDRTV, encoded by the coding sequence atgaatggAGCTGTAGAGGCTGCCAAcaagaatatcaagaagattCTGAGGAAAATGATCGACAATCACCGAGGTTGGCATGAGTTGTTGCCATATGCTCTGTTGGATTACCAAACAAATGTCAGAACATCGGTTGGGGTTACTCCATATCtgctagtatatggaacagaagcagtcatacctgctgaagtcGAGATACTGTCTTTGAGAATCATTCAAGAAGCTGATTTAGGTAATGTCAAATGGGTTGGCAAGCGGATTGACCAATTAACATTGATTGATGAGAATAGAATGGTTGCCGTTTGTCATGGTCAACTATATCGACAGAGAATGATTCGCGCTTTCCACAAGAGAGTTAGAgccataatttttgaaattggtaaGTTAGTACTTAATcgcatttttcctcatcaagatgagtacaaaggaaaatttGCACCAAATTGGCAAGAACCCTACATGGTTCGCAAAATATTATTAggaggtgctttggtcctaTCAGAGATGGATAGAACTGTATGA